AACGCCGACGAATTGAGAGGGTTCGAGTTTCATTTCGGGGACCAGCTGCAGGAAGCTTACCGGTGGGATATTTGGGGCGTCGCCTATCTGGTGAACGGCGGCGCCTCCGATGACGGCTTCTACTACTTCCGAGCCTGGATGGTCGCGCAGGGACGCGCCGCGTTCACCGCAGCGCTCAACGATCCTCAGACCATCGCGGACTACGCCACCGACGATCAGGAAAACGAACTCGAGGAACTGCTCTACGTCGTCTCCGATCTCTACACGCAAAAGACCGGACGTCCTCCTCCCTACAAGCCCATTGATCCGACCGCGTTTCTGCCTGTCGGCGAGCGATGGGAGGAAGCAGACCTACCCCGACTCTTCCCCAAGGTCGCCGCTCGCTTTCGCTGAACCCGACCTGCAGTCCCTCCGCTGCACATTCAACTCCGC
This portion of the Actomonas aquatica genome encodes:
- a CDS encoding DUF4240 domain-containing protein, whose product is MKLSALFRLVVLTGLGLVTSSCSQPIMNPEAATPEEIERGYAAVSLDRFWSVIDQARADAPSIDALPNALRRHVRDWNADELRGFEFHFGDQLQEAYRWDIWGVAYLVNGGASDDGFYYFRAWMVAQGRAAFTAALNDPQTIADYATDDQENELEELLYVVSDLYTQKTGRPPPYKPIDPTAFLPVGERWEEADLPRLFPKVAARFR